The DNA segment GATGCTAACCAACAGCTATGCGGTCTATCTCGGTGTTTCGTGTGTAGCGAAAGAACAGGCGCAGGGAACGGCAGAATATCTATTTACAAAACCAGTGAGCCGCAACAAGGTTGTCTGTGCCAAAGAAGTTGCCTGTGTATGTAATTTGCTTGTACTTGCGGTATTCAGCGGGTTATGTAATTATTTTACTGCCATTTTGCCGCTGGGCGGTTTAGAGCAAGGAGAAGCTGTTTTCACCACCACATTGGGCCTACTTTTGACAGGGGTGACTTTGTTTGCAATCACGCTTTTGGCCTCCAGCCTGACGAGGACCTATAAAGGGGCTGTTCGGATAGGCGCGGGAATATTATTGCTCTTTTATGGCATCAGCATCACCGCTGAATATCTTGAAGCTCCAATGCTGTACTGCTTAACGCCATTAAAATTCTTCGATGTTTACACAGTGGCAATAAGTGGAATACAGTTTTCGTTCTTCCTATTGGCTATGATAATTGCGATTGGTTCTGTTATCACAGCTCAAAGAGTTTGGACGCTCAGGGAAATTTGAAATGAACGATATGGATAGCTTCGAGTGGCTGCTATGTCCTGTCTGTAACAGTAAAACTCGTATCAAGCTGCGGTTAGATACTGAGCTGAAAAACTTTCCTTTGTTTTGTCCTAAATGCAAACAAGAAACTTTAATCAGCGTAGAAAAATTTAAGATTTTAGTTGTCACAGAGCCAGACGC comes from the Eubacteriaceae bacterium Marseille-Q4139 genome and includes:
- a CDS encoding cysteine-rich KTR domain-containing protein, whose amino-acid sequence is MDSFEWLLCPVCNSKTRIKLRLDTELKNFPLFCPKCKQETLISVEKFKILVVTEPDAQTQSR
- a CDS encoding ABC transporter permease subunit, translating into MKALVKNELRLTRKLLLIWMGIVLILCGFAYFEYLSLKDSLNELTGLISNFPKILKAMFGVSGDLTSALGWYGCMYYWVTMLTNSYAVYLGVSCVAKEQAQGTAEYLFTKPVSRNKVVCAKEVACVCNLLVLAVFSGLCNYFTAILPLGGLEQGEAVFTTTLGLLLTGVTLFAITLLASSLTRTYKGAVRIGAGILLLFYGISITAEYLEAPMLYCLTPLKFFDVYTVAISGIQFSFFLLAMIIAIGSVITAQRVWTLREI